Part of the Amycolatopsis sp. 195334CR genome is shown below.
TAGTCCAAACGATTACGCACCGCCACCTCGGGTTCTACGGAGCGCGCCGCTGGATTCGGCCGCGTGTTAACCACGGACGGCCGCGCCGTATTCTGGCGCCCGGTATTCGTGATTGGCGCCGGGCGATATGCGGAAAACGGTCGATTTCGCACGTACGGCACGCTATAAAGGCCGGTTACGCCCGGGGAGGGACGATGGCGAAGGCGCCACCGAGATCGCGGCTGGTGCGGGGGACCGCGCTGGGCAGGCTGGCCGCCGGGCAGGTGCTGCGGCAGGCGGGCGGCCGGGTGGCCGCGCTGGGCCGTTCGAGTGAAGAAAAGCGCAGGCTGCTCGATCGCCGGGCGCTCGCGGCGGCCGATCAGCTCGTTTCGGTGCTCGGCGGAATGAAGGGCGCCGCGATGAAGCTCGGGCAGCTCCTTTCCGTGCTCGATCTCGATCTGGTGCCCGAGTCGGTGCGCCCGGAATTCCGCGCGAAACTCGCGGTACTTCTGGCGCAGGCCCCGGCGGTGCCGTTTTCCGGAATGCGGAAGGTGATCGAGGGGGATTTGGGCGGGCCGATCGCCGAGGTGTTCGCCGAATTCGACGAGAATCCGGTCGCCGCGGCCTCGATCGGGCAGGTCTACCGCGCCCGGCTGGCCGACGGCCGCGAGGTCGCGGTGAAGGTGCAGTACCCCGGCATCGCCACCGCGGTGCGCGCGGACCTGAAGAACCTGGCGCTGTTCCTCCGGCTCGCGCCGAACATCTTCCCCGGGCTCGAAATGGACTCGCTGGCCGCGGAGATCCGGCTGCGCGTCGAGGAGGAATTGGACTATCGGCTGGAAGCGCGGACGCAGCACGAACTCGCCACGCGTTTCGCCGGGCACCCGTTCTTCGCGGTCCCGGATGCCATCGGGGAGGTCTGCGGGGAACGCGTGCTGGTCACCGAGTTCGTCGACGGCCTCGATTTCGATGCCATCGCCGAGCAGCCGCGGCCGGTGCGCGACCGGGTCGGGGAGATCATCTACCGCTTCTACTGCGGCTCGCTGTTCCACACCGGCGACTTCCCCGGCGACCCGCACCCCGGCAACGTGCTGCTGCAACCGGACGGGCGGGTGGCGTTCCTCGATTTCGGGCTGTTCAAGCGGATGAGCCCGGAAAGCCGGGAACTGGAACGGACGGTGCTCCGGGCCGCCGCCGACGGCGACGCCGAACAGGTGCACGCGCGCATGGCCGCCGCCGGCATCCTCGGCGAACCCGACCGGATCGAACCGGACGAGGTGCTCGCCTACATCGAAGACGCGGTCGGCTGGTACCTGGCCGACACCGAGATCGAAGCGACGCCCGAACTCGCCGCCGAGGCGATGATCAGCTCGATCGACCCGCGCTCGCCGCACTACCGGAAGATGCGCTGGCAGACCCTGCCGCCGGAACACCTCTTCGCGCGCCGGGCGGAGCTGTACGCGTTCGGCCTGCTCGGCAGGTTGCGGGCGCGGGGCAACTGGCACCGCATCGCACGGGAGTGGCTACACGGCGAGGCGCCGGTGACCGAGCTCGGTCGGGTGGACGCGAAGTGGCGGGCCGCTCAGGAACCCGGACTCGGCACCTGACCCCCGGCGGCGGTGGAGTGCCTGGGTGCCTGGGTGTCTGTGCGGCGGGTGGTTGGTGGCTGTGTGGTGAGGGATCGGTGATCGAGTTGGGTCGGGTGGAGGTGAGGTGGCGGGCTGCTCGGGAACCTGGGGTCGGCGCCTGACACCCGGCGGCGACGTGGCGGGATGGCTGGTGTCTGGGTGGCTGTGCGGTGTGGGATCGGTGACCGCGTTGGGCGGGGTGGAGGTGAGGTGGCGGGCTGGTCGGGAACCTGGGCTCGGCGCTCGGCGCTCGGCGGCTGGCGCCCGGCGGCTGGGTGTCTGTGCGTCGGGGTGGCTGGTGGCTGAGCGGTGAGGGATCGGCGGTCGAATTGGGTCGGGTGGGTGCGGGGTGGCGGGCTGGTCGGGAACCTGGGTTCGGCGGCTGACGTCCGGCGGCGGGGTGGTCGGGCGGCTGGCGCCCGAGCGTCTTTTGCGACGCGGAGCAGCGGTGCTCAGGAACCCAGGTAGCGCAGCACCGCGAGCACCCGGCGGCTGTACCCGCTGGTGCGCGAGAGGTCCAGCTTGTCGAAAATCGCGTTGGCGTGCTTTTCCACCGCGCTCAGCGAGACGTAGAGCTGACCGGCGATTCCCACGTTCGTGTGCCCCTGCGCCATCAGGTCGAGCACCTTGCGTTCGCGCGCGGTCAGCTTGCCGAGCGGATCGGTGTGCGTGGTCCTGGCGAGCAGTCGCCGCACCACCTCGGGGTCGAAGGCGGCGCCGCCCGCACCGACCCTGGCGAGCGCGTCCAGGAACTCGCCCACCTGCGCCACACGATCCTTGAGCAGGTAACCGACCCGGCCACCGTCGTCGGTGATCAGTTCGGTGGCGTAACGCTTTTCGACGTACTGGGACAGCACGAGAACGCCGGTTTCCGGGAACCGCGAGCGGATCTCCAGCGCCGCGCGCAGGCCTTCGTCGGTGTGCGACGGTGGCATCCGGACGTCGGTGACGATCACGTCCGGGCGGTGGGCGGCGGTGGCGGACAGCAGCGCGTCGGCGTCCCCGACCGCGGCCAGCACCTCGTGCCCCTCCTCGGCGAGCAGCCGGACCAGCCCTTCCCGCAGCAGGGTGCTGTCCTCGGCGAGCACTACGCGCACGGCAGTGCCGCGGTGATCGTGGTCGGACCGCCGACCGGACTGTCTACAGTGAACTCCCCATCCGCGGCGGCGACCCGGCGCGCGAGGCCGGAGAGCCCACCGCCCTGGCGCGCCCCGCCGACGCCGTCATCGCTGATCCGCACGACGATCATGGTGCCGGTCCGCCGCACCGACACGTCGATCCGGGTGGCCGACGCGTGCTTCATCGCGTTGGTGACCGCCTCGGACACCACGAAGTAGGCGACCGTCTCCAGCGCCGGCGGCGGCCGCGAAGCGAGCCGGAAGTCGAGGTGGACCGGCACGCCCGCGCTTTCCGCGACGGCCTCCAGCGCCGGGTGCAACCCGCCGTCGTCGAGCGCGGTCGGGTACACCCGCCAGGTCACTTCCCGCAGGTCACGAAGGGCCTGCTGGGATTCCTCGTGTGCCTGGCGCACGAGGTCCGCCGCGTGCGCGGCATCCCCGGCGCGGCGGGCGCGCCCGAGCAGCATGCCGAGCGCCACCAGCCGCTGCTGCACCCCGTCGTGCAGATCGCGTTCGATGCGGCGGCGTTCGTCGTTGACCGCCTCGACCACCTCGGCCCGGCTGATCGACAGCTCGGACACCCGGCGGCGCAACTGTTCCTGCTTGCTCGGCCCGAAGAACCGGCCGGCCAGCAGCAGGTCCACCTTGGCCACCCCGATCAGCCCCTGCACGGCGAGGAAGGCGAGCAGCAGGCCGAGCACCACGATGGTGATCCCGTCGTACCAGTCGGCGGGCTCGTCCCCGCCGCCGACGCGGCCACCGGTGAAGACCTGGCCGATCATGATCGCCACCGACGTGCTGCCGTAGAAGATCAGCATGAAGACCGAGAAGCCGACCGCGCCGGTGAGGCAGCGCAGCGCCAGGTAGAGCACCGCACGGTCGCCGGTGTAGTCGTCGCCGTTCTCCGCGGCGAACCACCGGGCCAGGCGACGCCGCTCGACCTCGGCCAGCGCCCGCGCCCCGCGGTAGACCCCGGCACGCGCGGGCGGCAGCGCGAGTGCCAAGGTGCCGAAGAACAGGTAGATCATTTCGGCGAACGAGGTGAGCGCGCCGAGCAGCAGCCCGGCGGTACCCCGCCTGGCGGTGCGTGCCCATCTCATGTCCACCCTGGTGAGGCTAATCGGCTGGTGACCCGGGCGAACTGCGGTTTCCCGCAGGTTCGCCCTGGGGTACTCGGGTGGATATGGGACGCCTCACCGCATGGTCCGGAACTCAAGCGGTTCGTAGCTTCGTTGGCAGGTGCAGACGACCATGAAAGGCCGCCGATGATCACGCAACTCGCCCAGCAAGCCCCGGAGATGGGAGGGCTCGCCGGTTGGGCGGTGAGTCTGATGGACACGCTCGGAGGGGTGGGCGCGGCCGTGATCGTCGGCCTCGACAACCTCTTCCCGCCGATCCCCAGCGAATTGGTGCTCCCGCTGGCCGGTTTCTCCGCCAGCCAGGGCACGTTCAGCCTGGCCGAGGCGCTGATCTGGACCACACTCGGCTCGGTCGCCGGCGCGGTGATCGTCTACTACCTGGGCGCGCTGCTCGGCCGCGACCGCTGCCGCGCGCTGATCTGCAAGGTCCCGCTGGTCAAGGGCTCCGACTTCGACAAGACCGAGCAGTGGTTCGCCAAGCACGGCACCAAGGCGGTCTTCTTCGGCCGGATGATCCCGCTGTTCCGCAGCATGATCTCGCTACCGGCCGGGATCGAGAAGATGCCGGTCTGGAAGTTCCTCTCGCTGACCACCCTGGGCAGCCTGATCTGGAACACCATCTTCGTGGTGGCCGGCTACATCCTCGGCGCCAACTGGCACGTGATGGAGGAGTACGCGGGCATCTTCCAGAAGGTGGTCATCGGCCTGGTCGTGCTGGCCGTGGTGGTCTTCGTGGTCAAGCGGCTGAAGAACCGGAACAAGGACGAGGACGCCGAGGAGGAAGAGGAAGCCGACGACCGCCCCACCCGCATGCTCTCCGTGTCGGAGATGACCGGCGGGCGGGGCCGCTTCGTCGGCGACCTGCACTCGGGAGACCAGCGTGACCGCAGGTGAGTGCGGGGGCCGCGCGGGTCCCCGCACCCTCCCGACTGGCTCAGGCGGCCTGGGTGACCGGTGCCGCCGCCGGGGTCAGCGCCAGCGCCAGCACCTCCCGCACCGAGGCCACCGGGTGCACGTCCAGTTCGGCGAGCACCTCGGCGGGCACGTCGTCGAGGTCCGGCTCGTTGCGCTGCGGGATGATCACCGTCTTCATCCCGGCCCGGTGCGCGGCGAGCAGCTTCTGCTTCACCCCGCCGATCGGCAGCACGCGCCCGGTCAGCGAAACCTCACCGGTCATCGCCACGTCCGCCCGGACCACCCGGCCCGACAGCAGCGACGCCAGCGCGGTGGTCATGGTGACCCCGGCCGACGGCCCGTCCTTGGGCACCGCCCCGGCGGGCACGTGGATGTGGATCCCGCGTTCGGCCAGGTCACCGACCGGCAGTTCCAGCTCGGCACCCCGCGACCGCAGGTAGGACAGCGCGATCTGCGCCGACTCCTTCATCACGTCGCCCAGCTGCCCGGTCAGCGACAGCCCGGTGCCGCCGGTTTCCTTGTCCGACAGCGACGCCTCCACGTAGAGCACGTCACCACCGGCCCCGGTCACCGCCAGCCCGGTCGCCACCCCGGGGATCGAGGTGCGCTGGGTGGACGCGGGCAGCGAGGACTCCGGCAGGTGCCGCGGCCGCCCGAGATAGGTGTCCAGGTCGGCGGCGTCCACCGCGACCGGCAGCTCGACCTCGCCCAGCGCCACCTTCGTGGTGATCTTGCGCAGCACCTTCGCGATCGTCCGGTTCGCCGCGCGGACACCCGCTTCCCGGGTGTACTCGGCGGCGATCCGGCTGAGCGCCGCGTCGGTCAGCGTCACGTCGCCCGCGGCCAGCCCGGCCCGCTCCAGCTCACGCGGCAGCAGGTGGTCGCGGCCGATGGTGACCTTCTCGTGCTCGGTGTAGCCGTCGAGGGTGACCAGCTCCATCCGGTCCAGCAGCGGGCCGGGAATGGTCTCCAGCGCGTTGGCCGTGGCCAGGAACACCACGTCCGACAGGTCCAGCTCGACCTCGAGGTAGTGGTCGCGGAAGGTGTGGTTCTGCTCCGGGTCCAGCACCTCCAGCAGCGCCGCGGTCGGGTCGCCGCGGTAGTCGGCGCCCACCTTGTCGATCTCGTCGAGCAGCACCACCGGGTTCATCGAGCCGGCTTCCTTGATCGCCCGCACCACCCGGCCGGGCAGCGCGCCGACGTAGGTGCGCCGGTGCCCGCGGATCTCCGCCTCGTCCCGGATGCCGCCGAGCGCCACCCGGACGAACTTGCGGCCCATCGCCTTCGCGATCGACTCACCCAGCGAGGTCTTGCCGACCCCGGGAGGACCGGCGAGCGCCAGCACCGCGCCGGACCGCCGTCCGCCGACGACCGCACCGCTGTCCACCCGGCGCTTGCGCACGGCCAGGTACTCGATGATGCGTTCCTTCACGTCGTCCAGGCCGGCGTGATCGGTGTCGAGGATCTCCCGGGCGCCCGCGATGTCGTAGGCGTCCTCGGTGGTGGTGTTCCACGGCATCTCCAGCACCGTGTCCAGCCAGGTGCGGATCCAGCCGCCCTCCGGCGACTGCTCGGAGGTGCGCTCCAGCTTGTCGACCTCGGCCAGCGCGGCCTTCCGCACGTGCTCGGGCAGTTCGGCCGCCTCCACGCGGGAGCGGTAGTCGTCGTCCTCGCCGCTGCCGTCCAGCTCGCCGAGTTCCTTGCGGATCGCCTCCAGCTGGCGGCGCAGCAGGAACTCCTTCTGCTGCTTCTCCATGCCCTCGGCCACGTCCTTGCGGATCGTGTCGGTCACTTCCAGCTCGGCGAGGTGCTCGCGGGTCCACTCCAGCGCCTTTTCCAGGCGCGTGGTGACGTCGAGCGTGCGCAGCAGTTCGAGCTTCTGCTCGGTGTCCAGGTAGGGCGCGTTGCCCGCCAGGTCCGCCAGCGCCGACGGGTCCTCCAGCTCCTGCACCGCGTCCAGCATCTGCCAGACGCCGCGCTGCTGGAGCATGGACAGCACCACGGCCTTGTACTCACCGGCGAGCTGCTTGCCCTGCTCACCGGCGGGCAGTTCGGTGGCGATCTCGGCGTGGACCCAGCGGGCGGCGCCCGGCCCGTCGCCGGTCGCGCCCACGTGGGCCCGCCGGACACCGCGCAGGACCACGACGGCGTTGCCGCCGGGGATCCGGCCGATGCGCTCGACGGTGGCGACCGTGCCCATTTCGGCGTACTCACCGTCCACGCGCGGCACGATCAGCACCTCCGCCTTGGGGGCGGTCCGGATGCCGGGTCCGGTCGGACCCTGGGGCTTGGCCTGCGCGGACTCCACCGCGGCGCGCGTCTCGGCTTCGGTCAGGTCGAACGGCACGACCATGCCGGGCAGCACCACGTCGGAGTCGAGGGGGAGTACGGGCAGGAGCCGGGTGTCGGTCATCGAATGCTCCTTCTCAGTTGAGTCTGCTCAGCTCAACTTTCCGGAGCGCGGGTTTGTTTCCGCTGGCTGTTCGCCCGTAGCGAGCGTCACCGGGGAATAAATCCGCCTACGGCTTCTCCGCGACGAAGCACCAGGCGAACGGCCTCGCCTTGGCCTCGCGGGCGGTCAGCGACCGGTCCGGGCGCCAGTCGGGGAGGTGCGTGATGCCCGGCTCCAGCAGCGTCCAGTCCGCGATCCAGTGCTCGATCTCCTCGCGGTCGCGCAGCCACACCGGGTTCTGCGTGTTCCGGTACTGCGCGGCGAAGTTCCGCACGCCGTCGGCCTCGGCGCCGGTGGTGCCGCCGACCGACATCTGCGACAGCGCCAGCCAGCTGCCCGGCGCCAGCTTGTCGCGGTAGGTCCGCACCAGGCCGTCCGGGTCGTCGTCGGGGCCGACGAAGTGCAGCACGGCCATCATCAGCAGGCAGACCGGCTGGTCGAAGTCGATCAGCCGCTGGGTGGTCTCGTGGTTGAAGATCGCCTTCGGGTTGCGCAGGTCCTCCTGGACGTGGCCGGCCCAGCCGGTGGCGCCCTGCCGTTCGAGGATGAGCGTGGCGTGCGCGGTGGCCACGGCCTCGTAGTCCACGTAGACCACCGTCGCCCGCTCGTCCTCGCCCAGCTCCTCGCGGATCACCTCGTGCACGTTGCCCGCGGTCGGCACGCCGGACCCGAGGTCGAGGAACTGCCGGATGCCCGCGTCCAGCGCCGCCCGCACCGCGCGGTTCATGAACTCGCGGTTGTGCTTGGCGCCCGGCTTCACGTGCGGCCACTGCTCTTCCAGCCGCTTGCCGAACTCCCGGTCCACCGCCCAGTTCTGCGTGCCGCCGAGGTACCAGTCGTAGACCCGGGCCGACGACGGCTTCTCGGTGTCCACCCCGGCCGGGGCTTCGGGCGCGGAATCGGTGCTCTCGGTCAACGGGATCTCCGGGCGGTGAGGCGAACTGCGTTCAACAGTTCTATCGCACCCCGGGCCGCCGGTACCAGTAGGTCCACATCGGGCGGTAACCCTGCGCGTACCAGAACGGCGTCGAACGCGGGTTCGCCAGCGCGTGGTGCAGCAGCGCGTGGCTCACGCCCTCGGTGTCGAAGACCTGGTGCGCGTGCGCGGCCAGCGCCGTGCCGACGCCCGTGCTGCGGGCCTGCTCGGCGACGTTCAGCGAGGTCAGGTAGCCGATCTTCGGGCGGGCGGTCTGGTCGATGTAAATCTTCGCCCAGTCCGAGGACGGCGGCAGCTGCACGCGGGCGACACCGAGCGCCTTGCCGTACACCTCGGCGATCCACAGCGGCGGCTCGTCGTGCGCGAGCACCTCCTCCACCTCGGCGGTCAGCGCGCGTTCGGTGCTCTCGCGCACGGTCGCGACGCCGAACTGCGCGTCGTAGTGCTGGAGCTCCAGCAGCAGTTCGACCACGTTCGCGAGGTCACCGCGGGTGGCCGTGCGCACGGCGACGCCCGGCGTCTGGCGAGGACCGCGACCGTGGCGTTCGGCGGGCCGGACCGCGACCACGCGCACCGGCGCGAAGCCGTGCCGCAGCAGTTCACCGGCGCCGGTCGAGTCGCGGCTGGGGCGGATGACCACGGCGGCGGTCTCCCAGTCCCCGCGGGCGGTGCCGGACTCGGCCAGCCGCTCCTGCCACTTCTCCAGCAGCAGGCCGAGCGCGGTGCCCGGGTCGGGACCGGCCAAGCGCAGGTCCAGCCGGTGCTCGACGAGCGCGCGCCACTGCGCGCCGGGAGCGTCGGCCGGGGTCTTCTCGCAGGAGAGCACGCCGAGGCCGGCCGAGCCGTTCGCCTCGGCGGTGAGCACCGAGCCGGTGTCCTCCGGCAGGTCGCCGGGCGCGGGCAGGAGCGGGTCGATGGCCTTGAGCCGAGCTGCGTGCTCGTCGGCGATGGCGGAAAAATTTGTGAGGTCCACGTCACACATTCAAGTCCCCGGCGTCTTCAGAGAGACACCCGGCCCACCGCGCCGCCGGACCCGAATACCACTCGCGTTTCACCCCGGTGGTTCCCCCAGGTCCACGCGGTTGGCTAGGAGTTAACCCTTAGCTGATCCCATAATGGTCGGAACGAGGCTCAAATACCCCCTCCGGGGTACAGTGAGCCCGCGTTCGCGATCAGGCCGTAAGGAGGTTGCATGCCGGACTCAGGCGGCAGAACCGCTACCGCCGGCCCGGTGCCCTCGGCAGCCGCGGACGAGGCGGCGGTGGACGAACGCCGGTTCCGCGTCTACACCGCCACGGTGCTCACCGTCGGCCTGGTCACCGCCGCGGTGGTCAGCTGGTGGCTGCCCTTCGAGGGCTCGGCGATGCTCTGGTGGATCACCCCGGTGCTCGCGCTGGCCTTCCTGCTCGCCGAACAGCTCGGCATCAACGTCGACGTCCGCAGCGGCATCTCGTGGACCATCTCCTTCACCGAGATCCCGCTGGTCATCGGCTTCTTCATCGCACCGTTCGAAGTGGTGCTGGTGGCGCACCTGATCGCCGGGGTCGGCACGCTGCTGGCTCGCAAGGTACGCGGTCGCGTGCTGTACAACGCCGGCGCGTTCCTGCTGGAGATCACCGGTGCCTTCGCGGTGGCCGGGCTGGTCAAGTTCGCCGTCGGCGGTCCCGGCATGCCGTGGGTGGCCGCGCTCGCCGGCACGCTGACCGCGCCGCTGGTCAGCACCCTGCTCGCGCTCGCCGCCGTCCGCGTGCTGCGCCGCCGGATGCGGGTCAGCACCGCGCTGCGGCTGACCGGCCGGATCCTGGTCGTCGGCTTCGTCAACGCCTCGGTCGGCCTGTCCGGCTACCTGGTGATCTTCCACGTCCCCGAGGCCTGGCCGCTGGTGCTCGCCGTGTTCCTCGGCCTCACCGCGCTCTACTGGGCCTACTCCGACCTGCTGCGCGAGCAGCGCGACATGGAGGCGCTGTCCGACGTGAGCCTGATGGTCGCGCGGTCCGGTCAGCAGGCGGCCGCCCGCCCGGCGAGCCGTGCCGACGACTTCGGCCGCGGCGTGGACGTCGTCGAATGGGGCGCGATCGCCGAACGCATCAAGGACCAGCTCGCCGCCGGCCGCGTGGTGCTGCGGCTGCGGCTCGAGCCCACCGACGCCATGCGCGCGGTCGTCTCGGGCGATCCTTTGCCCGCGGAAGACACCACCGCCGACGACCCGCTGGTGCGCCTGCCCGGCGCGCACGTCCGCCACTTCCGGCTCACCGAAGCCAATCCCGAGGTGCGCGGTGCCCTGCTCGACCGCGGTGCGCAGGAAGCGCTCGTGGTGCCGTTGCGCAGCGCGAACCAGCTCCTCGGCATCATCGAGGCGCACGACCGGCTGTCCCGCTGGCGCGGGTTCGGCAAGTCCGACGTGCAGCTGCTCGGCACCATGGCCAGCCACCTGGCCACCGCGCTGGACAACCGCCGCCTGCTGGCCACCCTGCGCCACGACGCCTACCACGACCCGCTCACCGGCTTGCTGAACCGGCCCGGCTTCCGCCAGGTGGCGCGCGAGCCGCTGCGCGAACGCCTCGGCTCGGTGGTGCTCCGGATCGAGCTCGACGTGTTCTCCACGGTCAGCGACGCGCTCGGGTACGCCTGGGCCGACCGCATGGTCATCGCGGCGGGCCGTCGCATCCGCGACACCCTCGGCAGCGATGTCCCGCTCGCCCGGCTGGAAGGCGCCTCGTTCGCCGCGCTGATCGTCGAGCGCACGCCGGAGCAGGCGCACGAGATCGCCGAATGCCTGCGTGCCGAACTGTCCGCGCCCTACCCGGTCGACCGGCTGACCGTCGAGGCCAACGCCAAGGTCGGGTACGCCTCGCCGACGCCGGAGGAGGAGAGTGCGGACGCGGTCGACGTGGACGCCCTGCTCCAACGCGCCGACGTCGCGGTGCGCGCTACGCGCGGCGGTGAAGAGGTCCGCGGCTACGTGCCGAGCATGGGCCAGATATTCATGCGCCGGTTCCAGATGGTCACGCAGTTCCGGCAGTCCGTGGAGGACGGCCAGGTCAGCGTGCACTACCAGCCCAAGGTGACGCTGCCGAACCGGCACGTGCAGGGCGTGGAGGCGCTGGTCCGCTGGGTGCACCCGGAGTTCGGCAAGCTCGACCCGGACGAGTTCGTGCCGGCGGTCGAGGCGGCCGGCCTGATCGGCGTGCTCACCGAGTTCGTGCTGGAGCAGTCGCTGCGGCGGGTGCGCAAGTGGCTGGACGAGGGCCTGCGGATCTCCGCGGCGGTCAACCTGAGCGTGCGGAACCTGGCCGACGAGGAGTTCCCGCGCAAGGTGGTCGAGGCGCTGGAGCGCTTCGAGGTGCCGCCGGAGCTGCTCACCTTCGAACTGACCGAGTCCGGCGTGATGTCCGACCCGCAGAAGGCGCTGCCGATCCTGCGCGAGCTGCACTCGCTGGGCATCGTGCTGGCCGTGGACGACTTCGGCACCGGGTACTCGTCGCTGGCCTACCTGCGGCAGCTGCCGGTCGACCAGGTGAAGATCGACAAGAGCTTCGTGCTCGGCATGGGCACCGATCTGGGCGATCTCGCGGTGGTCCGGTCCATCGTCGAACTCGGGCACTCGCTCGGCCTGACCGTGGTCGCCGAGGGCGTGGAGGACGACGTGGCGCGCGACCAGCTGGAGGCGATGGGCTGTGACGTGGCCCAGGGCTACCTGATCTCGCGCCCGCTCGCCGAGGACCGGCTGGAGGCGTGGCTGCTGGCCCGCACCGCGCGCTCGCCCGGACGGCACACCGAGACCGTGCTGACCCTGCTGACCTGAGGTTTTGCCAAAAGGGACCCCCCGCTCAGGGGCCCGGGAGGGCCTTGGTAATCTTTTCGAGCAAGAACAGAGCAGGCCCCTTTAGCTCAGTCGGCAGAGCGTCTCCATGGTAAGGAGAAGGTCTACGGTTCGATTCCGTAAAGGGGCTCGGTGACCTGCGCCGCGATGCGTAAGCGCGCATCGCGGCAACGGTCATGTGCGGCGGTGTAGCTCAGTTGGCAGAGCAAGCGGCTCATAATCGCTGTGTCGCCGGTTCAAGTCCGGCCACCGCTACGCGGGCTGGGTGGGCTGTGTTTGCGAACTGCGCAAACCCTGCCGCTTCGCCGTTTGACCCGGGGGTCGACCCCCCGGACCCCCGCCAGGGGGCGAGCCCCCTGGACCCCCGGTGGTTGCGCGCATGCACGCAACTCTCGTTGCCGGGACATTTTTCTGTGTAGAGAGAGGCTAGTGCCGTGGCTGCGACCGACGTGCGACCCAAGATCACGCTGGCGTGCGAAGAGTGCAAGCACCGCAACTACATCACCAAGAAGAACCGGCGCAACAACCCGGACCGCTTGGAGATGAAGAAGTTCTGCCCGAACTGCGGTACGCACCGGACCCACAAGGAGACCCGCTGAGCGCTCGGCGCTCGCGCGTTCCACACGACCTTCCCAGGCCGTCCCCGTTTATCGGGGGCGGCCTGTTGGCGTTGAACGGTGAATAACCAACACGTATGTCGTAGTTGGCAAGTTACCGACTAAAGTCGGTACCACTTTCGGGTGACCTTGAACACACTGTGTACTGCCGGTTACGGCCGGTGTTCTGTTCGGTCCCCTGCGAAAGTGAGTTGCCGAATGAAGATCAATCCTGGCCGGCGCCAGATCGCCCGGTCCACGATCGCGCTGCTGGCCGGCGCCACGGCGATCGGTTTCCTCACCCCGG
Proteins encoded:
- a CDS encoding SAM-dependent methyltransferase, which produces MTESTDSAPEAPAGVDTEKPSSARVYDWYLGGTQNWAVDREFGKRLEEQWPHVKPGAKHNREFMNRAVRAALDAGIRQFLDLGSGVPTAGNVHEVIREELGEDERATVVYVDYEAVATAHATLILERQGATGWAGHVQEDLRNPKAIFNHETTQRLIDFDQPVCLLMMAVLHFVGPDDDPDGLVRTYRDKLAPGSWLALSQMSVGGTTGAEADGVRNFAAQYRNTQNPVWLRDREEIEHWIADWTLLEPGITHLPDWRPDRSLTAREAKARPFAWCFVAEKP
- a CDS encoding response regulator transcription factor, with the protein product MRVVLAEDSTLLREGLVRLLAEEGHEVLAAVGDADALLSATAAHRPDVIVTDVRMPPSHTDEGLRAALEIRSRFPETGVLVLSQYVEKRYATELITDDGGRVGYLLKDRVAQVGEFLDALARVGAGGAAFDPEVVRRLLARTTHTDPLGKLTARERKVLDLMAQGHTNVGIAGQLYVSLSAVEKHANAIFDKLDLSRTSGYSRRVLAVLRYLGS
- a CDS encoding histidine kinase, producing MRWARTARRGTAGLLLGALTSFAEMIYLFFGTLALALPPARAGVYRGARALAEVERRRLARWFAAENGDDYTGDRAVLYLALRCLTGAVGFSVFMLIFYGSTSVAIMIGQVFTGGRVGGGDEPADWYDGITIVVLGLLLAFLAVQGLIGVAKVDLLLAGRFFGPSKQEQLRRRVSELSISRAEVVEAVNDERRRIERDLHDGVQQRLVALGMLLGRARRAGDAAHAADLVRQAHEESQQALRDLREVTWRVYPTALDDGGLHPALEAVAESAGVPVHLDFRLASRPPPALETVAYFVVSEAVTNAMKHASATRIDVSVRRTGTMIVVRISDDGVGGARQGGGLSGLARRVAAADGEFTVDSPVGGPTTITAALPCA
- the lon gene encoding endopeptidase La, encoding MTDTRLLPVLPLDSDVVLPGMVVPFDLTEAETRAAVESAQAKPQGPTGPGIRTAPKAEVLIVPRVDGEYAEMGTVATVERIGRIPGGNAVVVLRGVRRAHVGATGDGPGAARWVHAEIATELPAGEQGKQLAGEYKAVVLSMLQQRGVWQMLDAVQELEDPSALADLAGNAPYLDTEQKLELLRTLDVTTRLEKALEWTREHLAELEVTDTIRKDVAEGMEKQQKEFLLRRQLEAIRKELGELDGSGEDDDYRSRVEAAELPEHVRKAALAEVDKLERTSEQSPEGGWIRTWLDTVLEMPWNTTTEDAYDIAGAREILDTDHAGLDDVKERIIEYLAVRKRRVDSGAVVGGRRSGAVLALAGPPGVGKTSLGESIAKAMGRKFVRVALGGIRDEAEIRGHRRTYVGALPGRVVRAIKEAGSMNPVVLLDEIDKVGADYRGDPTAALLEVLDPEQNHTFRDHYLEVELDLSDVVFLATANALETIPGPLLDRMELVTLDGYTEHEKVTIGRDHLLPRELERAGLAAGDVTLTDAALSRIAAEYTREAGVRAANRTIAKVLRKITTKVALGEVELPVAVDAADLDTYLGRPRHLPESSLPASTQRTSIPGVATGLAVTGAGGDVLYVEASLSDKETGGTGLSLTGQLGDVMKESAQIALSYLRSRGAELELPVGDLAERGIHIHVPAGAVPKDGPSAGVTMTTALASLLSGRVVRADVAMTGEVSLTGRVLPIGGVKQKLLAAHRAGMKTVIIPQRNEPDLDDVPAEVLAELDVHPVASVREVLALALTPAAAPVTQAA
- a CDS encoding GNAT family N-acetyltransferase, whose protein sequence is MDLTNFSAIADEHAARLKAIDPLLPAPGDLPEDTGSVLTAEANGSAGLGVLSCEKTPADAPGAQWRALVEHRLDLRLAGPDPGTALGLLLEKWQERLAESGTARGDWETAAVVIRPSRDSTGAGELLRHGFAPVRVVAVRPAERHGRGPRQTPGVAVRTATRGDLANVVELLLELQHYDAQFGVATVRESTERALTAEVEEVLAHDEPPLWIAEVYGKALGVARVQLPPSSDWAKIYIDQTARPKIGYLTSLNVAEQARSTGVGTALAAHAHQVFDTEGVSHALLHHALANPRSTPFWYAQGYRPMWTYWYRRPGVR
- a CDS encoding AarF/ABC1/UbiB kinase family protein — its product is MAKAPPRSRLVRGTALGRLAAGQVLRQAGGRVAALGRSSEEKRRLLDRRALAAADQLVSVLGGMKGAAMKLGQLLSVLDLDLVPESVRPEFRAKLAVLLAQAPAVPFSGMRKVIEGDLGGPIAEVFAEFDENPVAAASIGQVYRARLADGREVAVKVQYPGIATAVRADLKNLALFLRLAPNIFPGLEMDSLAAEIRLRVEEELDYRLEARTQHELATRFAGHPFFAVPDAIGEVCGERVLVTEFVDGLDFDAIAEQPRPVRDRVGEIIYRFYCGSLFHTGDFPGDPHPGNVLLQPDGRVAFLDFGLFKRMSPESRELERTVLRAAADGDAEQVHARMAAAGILGEPDRIEPDEVLAYIEDAVGWYLADTEIEATPELAAEAMISSIDPRSPHYRKMRWQTLPPEHLFARRAELYAFGLLGRLRARGNWHRIAREWLHGEAPVTELGRVDAKWRAAQEPGLGT